The window GTCGAAGGCAATTCCAAAAAGATCCAGCATCTCTCGGGCGGTATCGTCAGCGAGATCGATGTCGCCGAAGGCGACAGGGTGGAGGCTGGCCAGGTTTTGCTGCGCCTTAGCGCCACAATCGTTCAGGCCAACCTGTCCATTGTCGAGAACACGCTGGCGCAGCTCTATTCACGCCGGGCGCGTCTGGGGGCGGAGCTTGCCGAAGCATCATCCTTCACTGTCCCGGAAGATCTTGAGGTCCTGACCAATTTAAAGGCTGCAAAGACTTTTATCGATAGTGAACAGAGCCTCTTCAACAGCCGTCGCAACGCGCTGAGCGGCATGAAAAAACAATTGGCGACACGCAAGGATCAGCTCGCCGACGAGGCGCGTGGTCTAAGCGTTCAGGTGGAGGCAACCGACAACGAGCTTGCCATCGTCAAGGAAGATGTTTCCAAGACGCAGGAGCTTTACAAGAAGGGGCTCGTCACGCTTCAGCGCCTCAATTTGCTGAAGCGGCAGCTTTCCAATCTCGAAGGTCAGCAAGGCCAGTATATGGCCGCACGCGCGCAGACGGTCGGCAAGCTGAGCGAACTGGACCTGCAATTGCTTCAGCTTGACGAGGACCGCAAGTCCGAGGTGACCAAAGACCTGACCTCGATCGAAGCGACCGTGGCGGAATATGAAGAGCGACTTGCGGCAACACGCGACCAGCTGGATCGCCTCGATATTCGCTCACCGATCGCAGGGCGCATCTATCAGCTCTCGGTGCACAACATAAACGGCGTCATCCAGCCGGGTGAAGTGCTGATGCTGGTGGTGCCGGAGAAGGAAGAGCTCGCAATAGAAGCCAACATAGTTCCCAAAGACATTGACCAGATCTACGTGGGACAACCGGTGACCATTCGGTTCACGGCATTCAATCAAAGTACCACGCCGGATGTCAGCGCGGAGGTCGCCGTCGTCGCTCCCGACCTGCAGACGGATTCCCGAACAGGAACGTCGTATTACTCGCTGCGCATCAAACCAAGCAAAGCTGGAATGGAGCACATACCCGGCGGAAGATTATACCCCGGCATGCCTGCCGAAGTATTCATACAGACAAGCGAAAGGAGTGTTCTTTCTTATTTTGTAAAACCATTCCAGGACAGGCTTAAGAAGACTTTTGTTCAGGAATAAATAATTTACAAATACGCAATAATTTGATAAAAATTTATCGAAAATATTGATAGTATTTATTTTTCTAAAAAATGAATTAATATATTGTACTGTTATTTTTTATGGATTAAATATCACATACATTTTTGCCCAAAAGTAAATTTCACATCATTTCATTCTCAAAAATTTATAGGAGAGTAACATGGCATTGAAGGTAACTTTCGGTAACGGCGGTGCTTCCACAGTTTCATCGCTTACCAGCCTGGTTGACCAGGAAGCTTATAAGCTCCTCACGGAATCCACGGCACAGATCAAGAACGGCTCCTCGCTCGACTCCGGCGTTGTCAATGTCGGCGCCGTCTCGGTTCCCGGCAGCGGCGCAGGCGGCACGGTGGATGTCGGATACGACGCCAGCAAAAACGGCTTCACCTTCGACG is drawn from Agrobacterium tumefaciens and contains these coding sequences:
- a CDS encoding HlyD family type I secretion periplasmic adaptor subunit — translated: MAEMKQASTTNASILTHSAAVILLAIGLLVGLGGWAALAKLAGAVVASGRVVVEGNSKKIQHLSGGIVSEIDVAEGDRVEAGQVLLRLSATIVQANLSIVENTLAQLYSRRARLGAELAEASSFTVPEDLEVLTNLKAAKTFIDSEQSLFNSRRNALSGMKKQLATRKDQLADEARGLSVQVEATDNELAIVKEDVSKTQELYKKGLVTLQRLNLLKRQLSNLEGQQGQYMAARAQTVGKLSELDLQLLQLDEDRKSEVTKDLTSIEATVAEYEERLAATRDQLDRLDIRSPIAGRIYQLSVHNINGVIQPGEVLMLVVPEKEELAIEANIVPKDIDQIYVGQPVTIRFTAFNQSTTPDVSAEVAVVAPDLQTDSRTGTSYYSLRIKPSKAGMEHIPGGRLYPGMPAEVFIQTSERSVLSYFVKPFQDRLKKTFVQE